The window TTCAAGACCGGAACGCCTGGCAAACCCGGCCAGGGCGTCTTCAACCGGCTCGTTCATCTCAATCCTTCCGGCAATTACGGCAAACTCCCTGATGATGTAGGCATCCGCACCGGGATATAACAGTGCCAGGTCCTTCACCACTTCCTTGAAGGCATTCTCCACCGACCTGCCGGCCGACAGCGAAGCGGCTAGAGAATCCAGGGCATCCTTAAACTGCAGGTTTAACTCGTATTTGCGGGCGGCAGCCAGTTCCCTGCTCTTTATCCGTGGGTAAAAAACGGCAAAGGGTGCTGCCAAGGCGGCGATAAAAACGCTCCGGTAAAAGACGTAGGCGAGGGCGAAAAGGAACCCGGCCGCCAACAGCGTATAAAACACTTTTTCCCCGCCGTTCATATTATAAACGCCGTAGTCCGGGAGTTCATTTTTCGCTTCCTGCAGCGCCGCCCGCCGCCGCTCTTTTTTAAGTCGCTGCGCGGTAAAATAAACGACCAGGGACAAAACCGCCGAACATAAGACTATACCGGCAATCATCGCCGCGGCCTCAACTTTCGCCGGGTAGGCCGGCCATTTTCAGCTTGTGCCTGTTCAGAAGAGGATTGCCCGTCCTCTGCAGGCTACCGTTAACAATTCCGTCGCCGGCGGCGGCCGTTTGCCGGAAAACGAAAAGGGGATTGAGGACAATCTCCCCTTTTTCACAGCCCGCAACCTCCGTTATTTCCAGGACACGGCGCGAACTGTCGCGCAAGCGCGACAGGTGGACGACTATGTCGAGGGCTGAAGCGATCTGCTGCCTGACAGCTTCTAAGGGCAAAGGAGTACCCATCAGCACCATGGTCTCCAACCTCCTCAGCATATCGCCCGGCGTATTGGCGTGGCCCGTCGATAAAGACCCTTCATGCCCCGTGTTCATGGCCTGCAGCATGTCCAGGGCTTCCGGTCCCCGCACTTCCCCGACGATAATCCTGTCGGGCCTAAGGCGCAGTGACATTTTGATCAAGTCGCGCAGCGTTACCTGTCCCCGCCCCTCCGTATTGGCGTTTCTCGCTTCCATCCTCACCACGTTCTTGAGGGCTTTTAGCTGCAGTTCCGCCGAGTCCTCAATGGTAACTATTCTCTCGGACAGCGGAATAAAATTGGCCAGGGTGTTGAGAAACGTGGTTTTTCCTGAACCGGTGCCGCCGCAAATGAAAATGTTGTAGCGAGCCTTTACCAGCCTGCCGAGAAACTCGGCGGCTTCCCCGGTCAACGTGCCCCCGGCAACCAGTTCGTCCACCGTCAGGGGCCTTTCAGGGAACTT is drawn from Peptococcaceae bacterium and contains these coding sequences:
- a CDS encoding type II secretion system F family protein, which codes for MIAGIVLCSAVLSLVVYFTAQRLKKERRRAALQEAKNELPDYGVYNMNGGEKVFYTLLAAGFLFALAYVFYRSVFIAALAAPFAVFYPRIKSRELAAARKYELNLQFKDALDSLAASLSAGRSVENAFKEVVKDLALLYPGADAYIIREFAVIAGRIEMNEPVEDALAGFARRSGLEDIANFAEVFAIGKKSGGNMVEIMRTTSSVIGDKLRIKEEINTLLSQRKMEQKVLNVMPVLLLILLSWSAGDYMAPVFQTAFGRFAMTAAVLLLAAAYYISRKITDIEV
- a CDS encoding CpaF family protein, with translation MRWLEKKERLIGEIRDEVSRRVDFSEEPSDEEVEELITRVVFEKTREYYLDLSERQEVIRQVFNAMRRLGELQPLMEDNSITEIMVNGPEHVFIERGGSVYETNITIESREKLEDMIQSIVSRVNRAVNEASPLVDARLKDGSRVSVILPPVALDGPVMNIRKFPERPLTVDELVAGGTLTGEAAEFLGRLVKARYNIFICGGTGSGKTTFLNTLANFIPLSERIVTIEDSAELQLKALKNVVRMEARNANTEGRGQVTLRDLIKMSLRLRPDRIIVGEVRGPEALDMLQAMNTGHEGSLSTGHANTPGDMLRRLETMVLMGTPLPLEAVRQQIASALDIVVHLSRLRDSSRRVLEITEVAGCEKGEIVLNPLFVFRQTAAAGDGIVNGSLQRTGNPLLNRHKLKMAGLPGES